Proteins encoded together in one Caldivirga sp. window:
- a CDS encoding alpha/beta hydrolase, with product MVKCLMKVEVIRMREDRPVTLTSYILDTPPEITWVRRPAVVICPGGGFNHVSNREAEPVASVFLSRGYHAFVLRYSNKSMGVSKVYPDVVYELANAILVIRRNADKWNIDPNRIAIVGFSAGGTVASLFSVNWHKDWLTKMVNAPKEMLKVSAAILAYPVVDFVAMHEMYMNKTIPQPAAGVLLEMASLAFGSSKFTVDDLREISATYHVDSNTPPTFIWTTADDDVVPIESIITYVNALARNKVPFEFHVFESGVHGLSLANRATASNQQQINPSVAKWVELALSWLERHIET from the coding sequence ATGGTTAAGTGCCTTATGAAGGTTGAGGTCATCCGAATGAGGGAGGATAGGCCAGTTACCTTAACCTCATACATCCTAGATACACCACCTGAGATTACCTGGGTAAGGAGACCAGCCGTCGTAATTTGCCCTGGAGGCGGCTTTAATCACGTCTCCAATAGGGAGGCTGAGCCGGTTGCCTCAGTATTCCTCTCAAGGGGTTACCATGCCTTCGTACTAAGGTACAGTAACAAGAGTATGGGTGTTAGTAAAGTATACCCTGACGTGGTCTATGAACTTGCAAACGCAATACTGGTCATTAGACGTAATGCGGATAAGTGGAACATAGACCCTAATAGGATCGCTATAGTAGGATTCTCCGCAGGGGGTACGGTTGCTTCATTATTCAGTGTTAATTGGCATAAGGATTGGTTAACAAAAATGGTTAATGCACCTAAGGAGATGCTTAAGGTGTCTGCAGCAATATTAGCTTACCCAGTCGTGGACTTTGTCGCAATGCATGAAATGTACATGAATAAGACAATTCCACAGCCAGCGGCTGGTGTGCTTCTTGAAATGGCTTCACTAGCCTTTGGTTCAAGTAAATTCACGGTGGATGACTTAAGGGAAATCAGCGCAACCTACCACGTTGACTCAAACACTCCTCCAACGTTCATTTGGACAACGGCTGATGATGATGTGGTTCCCATTGAAAGTATAATAACGTACGTTAACGCCCTTGCCCGTAATAAAGTGCCGTTTGAGTTCCATGTGTTTGAAAGTGGAGTGCATGGACTCTCATTGGCAAATAGAGCCACTGCATCTAATCAGCAGCAGATTAATCCCTCTGTGGCTAAGTGGGTTGAATTAGCCTTAAGCTGGCTTGAAAGGCATATTGAGACTTAA
- a CDS encoding MFS transporter, which translates to MVSKDTYIAVLAGMGGFSDGFALLLGGAALLSLSQYFKLTPSVEGLIISAPFIGSVIGSLIFGRLSDLFGRRAIFLNVLLFFVLGSLVSALAYSIPLLVAGRLLVGIGIGGDIPSGASLVAELSSERSRGRLISVQSILWGLGGASAALVALPLLGLMGSESWRIILGLGAVPPLIVLLLRRSVNESWVWELKRRNGAFRLRDRGKYTLTLAFTAASLFVWTFILAIFANYTPTILVDAMKLSKSMALLIGGLQWIGFVAGGLLVFKYCDRLGRRRLIIPATVGEAVLLGLSVLVVKDPVAMSIMLFILWVLGGIGYIVNSIYSAELFPTMLRGTSSGLGFSAGRLGGYLSTLIIPSLLLAIGLSNIFLITAFLISPLAMVCLIAAPSSENKSLDELEGQYY; encoded by the coding sequence ATGGTAAGTAAGGATACGTACATTGCCGTGTTAGCCGGTATGGGAGGCTTCTCCGATGGCTTCGCATTACTATTGGGTGGTGCAGCACTACTATCATTAAGCCAATACTTTAAACTAACCCCCAGTGTTGAGGGGTTAATTATTTCCGCACCATTCATAGGGTCGGTGATTGGTTCATTAATATTCGGTAGGTTATCAGACCTCTTCGGTAGGAGGGCCATATTCCTAAATGTACTACTCTTCTTTGTACTAGGTTCCCTAGTGAGCGCCTTAGCCTACTCCATACCACTCCTAGTGGCTGGTAGGCTACTTGTGGGTATTGGAATAGGTGGTGATATACCATCTGGAGCTAGTTTAGTGGCTGAGTTATCTAGTGAAAGGAGTAGGGGTAGGTTAATCTCTGTTCAAAGCATACTATGGGGTCTTGGGGGTGCTTCAGCGGCCTTAGTAGCCTTACCTTTATTAGGCTTAATGGGTTCTGAATCATGGAGAATCATACTAGGCTTAGGTGCAGTACCACCCCTAATTGTGTTGCTTCTTAGAAGGAGCGTTAACGAGAGTTGGGTTTGGGAGCTTAAGAGAAGGAATGGTGCATTTAGGTTAAGGGACCGTGGTAAATACACCTTAACCCTAGCCTTTACCGCAGCATCCCTATTCGTCTGGACCTTCATACTAGCCATATTTGCCAACTATACACCCACAATACTTGTGGACGCAATGAAACTTAGTAAATCCATGGCCCTACTCATAGGTGGGCTACAATGGATAGGTTTCGTAGCTGGAGGCTTATTAGTCTTCAAGTACTGCGATAGGTTAGGTAGGAGGAGACTAATTATACCAGCCACAGTGGGTGAGGCAGTATTACTGGGTTTGTCAGTGCTAGTGGTTAAAGATCCCGTAGCCATGTCTATAATGCTGTTCATTCTATGGGTTCTTGGGGGCATTGGGTACATAGTTAATAGCATATACTCAGCTGAATTATTCCCAACAATGCTAAGGGGCACTTCAAGCGGTTTAGGCTTCTCCGCAGGTAGGCTGGGTGGGTACTTAAGCACGCTAATAATTCCATCACTCCTACTTGCTATTGGCTTAAGCAATATTTTCCTAATCACTGCATTCTTAATTTCACCTCTAGCAATGGTTTGCCTAATAGCGGCACCCAGCAGTGAAAATAAGAGTCTTGATGAGCTTGAAGGGCAGTATTACTAG
- a CDS encoding winged helix-turn-helix domain-containing protein, whose product MSTEEFKPNLYVLARIINTLMGNGGMRRTNLATASGLSYDKLQRYLDWMTSKGLVVIDGDGYVRLTNDGVRAYEELVKWVIKYVGSLKVGRYGEG is encoded by the coding sequence ATGAGTACAGAAGAATTCAAACCTAACTTGTATGTTTTAGCAAGGATAATAAATACGTTGATGGGTAATGGTGGTATGAGGAGGACTAACCTAGCCACCGCATCTGGCTTATCATACGATAAGCTCCAGAGGTATTTAGACTGGATGACCAGTAAGGGATTGGTTGTAATTGATGGTGATGGTTATGTTAGGCTAACTAACGATGGCGTTAGGGCCTACGAGGAGTTGGTTAAGTGGGTTATTAAGTACGTGGGTAGTCTTAAGGTGGGTAGGTATGGGGAAGGATAA
- a CDS encoding MmgE/PrpD family protein produces MPRDLSEVFVDYAMRIGFDDLPVNVVKEAKRRILDSIGVALAAYSAEPVKYARLAALGFRGSAPIIGSSQLTTIDWAAFINTLMVRYLDFNDTYLSKEPLHPSDMVGTALAISPHAGSSGREVIAALAIGYEVGVRLCDAASLRIHGWDHVNYTGIGHLLVTGKLMRISREAFLNAMAIHTTSHLSTRQSRVGELSHWKAATTANQARNAVFSVIAASHGLTGPDKPIEGEMGFIRQLLGGEFDYEPMKDLENLTKPSAILRTYIKPYPVEYHAQSAVEATLKIREELGVINPSDVESISIRTFKAAYDIIVKDPEKWDPKTKETADHSLMWAVATALINGDLWLNHYEPGKIRDPRVLELIRKTKVTVDPELDKHYPQAVPTVVNVKLRNGREAEVKVDYPRGHPMNPMSDDEVENKFRRLTAGLLTVRQQDEVIRMVWGLEDIKDITLLIKSTII; encoded by the coding sequence ATGCCTAGAGATTTGTCGGAAGTTTTCGTGGACTACGCGATGAGGATAGGGTTTGATGACCTGCCGGTTAATGTTGTTAAGGAGGCTAAGAGGAGGATACTTGATAGTATTGGTGTGGCATTAGCCGCATACTCTGCTGAGCCCGTTAAGTATGCTAGGTTAGCTGCATTAGGCTTTAGGGGTAGTGCACCCATAATTGGTTCAAGCCAGTTAACCACCATTGATTGGGCAGCCTTCATAAACACGCTCATGGTTAGGTACCTTGACTTCAACGATACTTACCTATCTAAGGAACCGCTTCATCCATCAGACATGGTTGGTACAGCCCTAGCAATTTCACCGCATGCTGGGTCAAGTGGTAGGGAGGTCATCGCCGCCTTGGCTATTGGGTATGAGGTTGGAGTTAGGTTATGTGACGCAGCCTCACTTAGGATTCATGGGTGGGATCACGTTAACTACACTGGTATAGGGCACTTACTTGTTACTGGTAAATTAATGAGGATTAGTAGGGAGGCTTTCCTAAACGCCATGGCCATACACACCACTTCCCACTTATCCACTAGGCAGAGTAGGGTTGGTGAATTATCCCACTGGAAGGCAGCTACTACGGCTAACCAAGCTAGGAATGCGGTATTTTCAGTGATTGCGGCATCTCATGGTTTAACAGGGCCTGATAAACCCATTGAGGGGGAAATGGGGTTCATTAGGCAGCTCCTTGGTGGTGAATTTGATTATGAACCAATGAAGGATCTTGAGAACCTTACCAAGCCATCAGCCATATTGAGGACTTACATTAAGCCATACCCTGTGGAGTACCATGCTCAATCAGCCGTTGAGGCAACGCTTAAGATTCGTGAAGAATTAGGGGTAATTAACCCAAGTGATGTTGAATCAATTAGCATCAGGACTTTCAAGGCGGCCTACGACATTATTGTTAAGGATCCTGAGAAGTGGGATCCCAAGACTAAGGAGACTGCTGACCATAGTTTAATGTGGGCTGTAGCAACAGCCTTAATTAACGGTGACTTATGGTTAAACCACTATGAGCCGGGTAAAATCAGGGATCCTAGGGTGCTTGAATTAATAAGGAAGACTAAGGTTACCGTTGACCCTGAACTAGATAAGCATTACCCCCAGGCAGTACCAACAGTAGTTAACGTTAAATTAAGGAATGGTAGGGAAGCCGAGGTTAAGGTTGATTACCCAAGAGGCCACCCAATGAACCCCATGAGTGATGATGAGGTTGAGAATAAGTTCAGGAGACTTACGGCTGGTTTACTCACAGTGAGGCAGCAGGATGAGGTTATAAGGATGGTCTGGGGCCTTGAGGATATTAAGGACATAACATTACTCATTAAGTCAACCATTATTTAA
- a CDS encoding cupin domain-containing protein has protein sequence MHVGNIVNVPQQDVSGLLKGTRGFYVQWLVTKDHGSSKYAVRRFIVKPGGYMPLHNHKYTEAVVILKGKLRIRGNGVLYDLGPGDFFFTGPYEPHSIENIGDEEAEFICVISYEDDMTLKSLE, from the coding sequence ATGCACGTAGGTAATATAGTTAATGTACCTCAACAGGACGTCTCAGGTCTACTTAAGGGGACTAGGGGATTCTACGTTCAGTGGCTTGTAACTAAGGATCATGGTTCATCTAAGTACGCTGTGAGGAGGTTTATTGTTAAGCCTGGCGGCTACATGCCTCTTCATAACCACAAGTATACTGAAGCAGTGGTTATACTCAAGGGGAAACTTAGGATTAGAGGTAATGGTGTTCTTTATGATCTTGGGCCAGGGGACTTCTTCTTCACAGGACCTTATGAACCACACTCCATAGAGAACATTGGCGATGAGGAGGCTGAATTCATATGCGTCATATCGTATGAGGATGATATGACTCTTAAATCCCTTGAATAG
- a CDS encoding DUF89 domain-containing protein: MKPHRECPLCIVSVRLNEVASANLSNEDALEASRLVLETSARAFREEDELTRIASRIFMTVSSKYPQVVEYYRVAKRRGIDAAKAQLPAIQSVLRGLEGFDLFKMAVKVSIAGNLLDMGVASHKPPSDLQVASIMGMRFSIDNTHELYSMLKSGGLRLLWLFDNAGEAIFDTVLINVIRGMGNKVTGVVKAEPGFQNDLTVGDAEYAGLRNQLDDLVDTGYSGSSIHLDKVSGEFLSRLKESDLIVAKGMAHFEYLSEVNLGKPIAFLLVPKCDPVARVLGAERGTLIAMLRLS; this comes from the coding sequence ATGAAGCCACATAGGGAATGCCCTCTTTGCATAGTGAGTGTTAGGCTAAATGAAGTTGCCTCAGCTAACTTAAGCAATGAGGATGCCTTGGAGGCATCCAGGCTAGTACTAGAGACCTCGGCTAGGGCTTTCAGGGAGGAGGATGAGTTAACGAGAATTGCCTCAAGAATATTCATGACTGTTTCATCAAAGTACCCTCAGGTAGTGGAGTACTATAGGGTGGCTAAGAGGAGGGGTATCGATGCTGCTAAGGCTCAATTACCTGCCATTCAATCAGTATTACGGGGTCTTGAGGGCTTCGATTTATTTAAAATGGCGGTGAAGGTCTCAATAGCGGGTAACCTACTGGATATGGGTGTGGCATCCCATAAGCCACCCAGTGATCTTCAGGTTGCATCTATAATGGGTATGCGGTTCTCCATAGACAATACGCATGAATTATACAGTATGCTTAAGAGTGGTGGCTTAAGGCTGCTTTGGTTATTTGATAATGCTGGGGAGGCAATATTCGATACTGTGCTCATAAACGTAATTAGGGGCATGGGTAATAAAGTTACAGGCGTGGTTAAGGCTGAGCCAGGGTTCCAGAATGACTTAACGGTAGGCGATGCTGAGTATGCTGGTTTAAGAAACCAACTAGATGACCTAGTGGACACTGGGTATAGTGGATCAAGTATACACCTAGATAAGGTAAGTGGTGAATTTCTCAGTAGGCTTAAGGAAAGTGACCTAATTGTGGCGAAGGGTATGGCCCACTTCGAGTACCTATCTGAGGTTAATTTAGGTAAGCCAATAGCCTTCCTACTTGTACCCAAGTGTGACCCAGTGGCTAGGGTGCTTGGGGCAGAGAGGGGTACTTTAATAGCCATGCTGCGGTTAAGTTGA
- a CDS encoding radical SAM protein encodes MASVSLWRLYRPDALVVFNNPLIKSRLSWYYMVMNDQAPAKFHIAARLEANDDYASMSIDELWGLHDKLGETFDKVWGEHRERPNVSIIKDPLPKSSFLDVKVELVKRIIRNCTLCERRCSIDRTMRKGACMLDLRPRVASYFIHLGEEAPLVPSGTIFFTGCNLRCVYCQNWDISQKPENGVEVNEADLASMQIELRISEARNINWVGGEPTPNLHVIIPSMRILAEKGVNVPQLWNSNLYLTIEGMKLILHLIDIWLPDFKYGNDECALRYSVAPRYVEVVSRNLKMICDRDEDVIIRHLVLPGHVECCTKPILNWVTHNCPRAIVNIMNQYHPDYLVPRLSRYRELNRRVTESELREAYGYAERIGIVRID; translated from the coding sequence ATGGCTTCCGTAAGCCTATGGAGACTGTACAGGCCTGATGCCTTAGTGGTCTTCAATAATCCATTAATTAAGAGTAGGTTAAGCTGGTACTACATGGTTATGAATGATCAAGCCCCAGCTAAGTTCCATATAGCAGCTAGGCTAGAAGCAAATGATGACTACGCATCAATGAGCATAGATGAACTTTGGGGACTTCACGATAAGCTTGGGGAAACTTTTGATAAGGTTTGGGGTGAGCATAGGGAAAGGCCTAATGTAAGCATTATTAAGGACCCGCTCCCAAAATCATCGTTCTTAGATGTTAAGGTTGAGCTAGTTAAGAGAATTATCAGGAACTGCACATTGTGTGAAAGAAGATGCAGCATCGATAGAACTATGAGAAAGGGTGCCTGCATGCTTGACTTAAGGCCTAGGGTTGCGTCATACTTCATACACCTGGGAGAGGAGGCACCCCTAGTACCCAGTGGTACAATATTCTTCACTGGGTGCAACCTGAGGTGCGTCTATTGCCAGAACTGGGATATTTCCCAAAAGCCCGAAAATGGGGTTGAGGTTAATGAAGCTGACTTAGCTTCAATGCAGATTGAGTTAAGGATTAGTGAAGCTAGGAACATTAACTGGGTTGGTGGTGAACCTACACCTAACCTTCACGTCATAATACCATCAATGAGGATTCTCGCTGAGAAGGGCGTAAACGTGCCTCAGTTATGGAATAGTAACCTATACTTAACTATTGAGGGTATGAAACTTATACTCCACTTGATTGACATTTGGCTCCCGGACTTTAAGTATGGTAATGATGAATGCGCATTAAGGTACTCGGTTGCTCCAAGATATGTCGAGGTTGTTTCAAGGAACCTTAAGATGATTTGCGATAGGGATGAGGATGTAATTATAAGGCACCTTGTCTTACCTGGCCATGTTGAGTGCTGCACAAAACCCATTTTAAACTGGGTAACCCATAATTGCCCAAGGGCGATAGTAAACATCATGAATCAATACCACCCTGACTACCTGGTTCCAAGGCTTAGTAGATACAGGGAGTTGAATAGGAGGGTTACGGAGAGTGAGTTAAGAGAGGCATATGGATACGCTGAAAGAATAGGTATAGTTAGGATTGATTAA